From Streptomyces sp. TLI_235, a single genomic window includes:
- a CDS encoding carbohydrate ABC transporter membrane protein 2 (CUT1 family) produces MARGFNTPSPAGKAVRYLLLALVLLLTVGPFLWQLSTSLKGPGEDIWSRTPGFLPHEPTLANYAKVADTVPVWTYAANSLVVAAIAVIGNTAGATLAGFALARLRFRGSRLVLGLFLATLVLPGEVTIVSQYVTVRSLGLTDTLAGVALPGAIAMLNVLLMRTAFQAVPPDLDAAALVDGANVWQRLVHVGLPNVRGMLSVVVIFTFIGAWDDFLWPLIVLNDPDKYTLTVGLQYLNGTFSANPRLIAAGTMIAFLPIVVVFASLQRFFFRGVEEGAVKG; encoded by the coding sequence ATGGCCCGAGGATTCAACACCCCGTCACCGGCCGGGAAGGCCGTCCGCTACCTGCTGCTGGCCCTGGTCCTGCTGCTCACCGTCGGCCCGTTCCTGTGGCAGCTCTCCACCTCGCTCAAGGGGCCCGGCGAGGACATCTGGTCCCGCACCCCCGGCTTCCTGCCGCACGAGCCGACCCTCGCCAACTACGCCAAGGTCGCCGACACCGTCCCGGTCTGGACGTACGCCGCCAACTCCCTGGTGGTGGCGGCGATCGCGGTGATCGGCAACACGGCCGGCGCGACCCTGGCGGGCTTCGCGCTGGCCCGGCTGCGCTTCCGCGGCTCCCGCCTGGTCCTCGGCCTGTTCCTGGCCACGCTGGTCCTGCCGGGCGAGGTCACCATCGTCTCCCAGTACGTCACGGTGCGAAGCCTCGGCCTGACCGACACGCTGGCCGGGGTCGCCCTGCCCGGCGCGATCGCGATGCTGAACGTGCTGCTGATGCGCACCGCCTTCCAGGCCGTCCCGCCCGACCTGGACGCCGCCGCCCTGGTCGACGGCGCCAACGTCTGGCAGCGGCTGGTCCACGTCGGCCTGCCGAACGTGCGCGGCATGCTCAGCGTGGTCGTCATCTTCACCTTCATCGGCGCCTGGGACGACTTCCTGTGGCCGCTGATCGTCCTCAACGACCCGGACAAGTACACGCTCACCGTCGGCCTCCAGTACCTGAACGGCACCTTCAGCGCCAACCCCCGGCTGATCGCCGCCGGAACCATGATCGCCTTCCTGCCGATCGTCGTGGTCTTCGCCTCGCTGCAGCGGTTCTTCTTCCGGGGCGTCGAGGAAGGGGCCGTCAAGGGATGA
- a CDS encoding carbohydrate ABC transporter membrane protein 1 (CUT1 family): MTHRRWFTPWLLAGPAVLWLAVFNLWPAVNTVILSFTNARPLGGGRFTGLANYQRALEDDQLADALVNSIVYLLICLPLLTLLPLLLALLVERKLPGITFFRTAFYTPVIASAVVVALIWGWVLDDRGLLNGLLGQLGLADRPVSFLTDRWLLLLSATGLTVWKGLGYYMVIYLSALGNVGRELHEAAAVDGASAARRFWHVTLPGVRPTMLLVSVLISVSALRVFSELYVLSHGTGGPGGRDMSVVMLIQLYSRGFTGHIGYASALSLLLFAITVGPMLLLARLGRKAA; the protein is encoded by the coding sequence ATGACCCACCGGCGCTGGTTCACCCCCTGGCTGCTGGCCGGCCCGGCCGTGCTCTGGCTCGCCGTCTTCAACCTGTGGCCGGCCGTCAACACGGTGATCCTCTCCTTCACCAACGCCCGCCCGCTCGGCGGCGGCCGCTTCACCGGCCTCGCCAACTACCAACGCGCCCTGGAGGACGACCAGTTGGCGGACGCGCTGGTCAACAGCATCGTCTACCTGCTGATCTGCCTCCCGCTGCTCACCCTGCTGCCCCTGCTGCTCGCCCTGCTGGTGGAGCGGAAGCTCCCCGGCATCACCTTCTTCCGCACCGCCTTCTACACCCCGGTCATCGCCTCCGCCGTGGTGGTCGCCCTGATCTGGGGGTGGGTGCTGGACGACCGCGGACTGCTCAACGGCCTGCTCGGCCAACTCGGCCTGGCCGACCGGCCGGTCTCCTTCCTCACCGACCGCTGGCTGCTGCTGCTCAGCGCGACCGGCCTGACGGTGTGGAAGGGACTCGGCTACTACATGGTGATCTACCTGTCGGCGCTCGGGAACGTCGGCCGCGAGCTCCACGAGGCCGCCGCGGTCGACGGAGCGTCGGCCGCCCGGCGCTTCTGGCACGTCACCCTCCCCGGGGTGCGCCCCACCATGCTGCTGGTCTCCGTGCTCATCTCGGTCTCCGCCCTGCGGGTCTTCTCCGAGCTGTACGTGCTCTCCCACGGCACCGGCGGCCCGGGCGGACGCGACATGTCGGTGGTGATGCTCATCCAGCTGTACAGCCGCGGCTTCACCGGGCACATCGGGTACGCCTCGGCACTCAGCCTGCTGCTGTTCGCGATCACCGTCGGCCCGATGCTGCTGCTCGCACGGCTCGGCAGGAAGGCGGCCTGA
- a CDS encoding carbohydrate ABC transporter substrate-binding protein (CUT1 family): MLGSHWARLALAAIAATTLAGCGLSDPDTGSDGPAVTAGAEVKGKVSIQTWALKPKFTDYMQGVLDAFRQQHPGVQVEWLDQPGDGYSDKVLSQASGGTLPDVVNLPPDFALPLAAQGMLLDVAAADPHLADDYVKGGIDAYRFAGRDGAYGYPWYLNTDVNYWNSELLARYGLDAKKPPASLDELIAQARTVKEKSGGSTYLMSRKPGLGDLADAGVKITADDGKSFTFNTPEAAALLDKYRDAYKDGLLPKDVLTETYAGNAKLFNAGTVAWTTGGGNYMTGLATDNPTLAPKVVPSAAIGTPPLYVQGLSVARTSKNRAAAVALARWVTNARNQAAFAHLTSIFPSTKASAGDPFFSRSDGSNASDAKVIAFSSLGKARMLQPVQVNDAMSTVVNQQIALAISGETGSKQALDTAVSRCNKLLGG; this comes from the coding sequence ATGTTAGGAAGCCACTGGGCACGGCTGGCACTTGCCGCCATCGCGGCCACCACACTGGCGGGCTGCGGCCTGAGCGACCCGGACACCGGCTCGGACGGTCCGGCCGTGACCGCCGGCGCCGAGGTCAAGGGCAAGGTCTCGATCCAGACCTGGGCCCTCAAACCGAAGTTCACCGACTACATGCAGGGCGTCCTGGACGCCTTCCGGCAGCAGCACCCCGGCGTCCAGGTGGAGTGGCTCGACCAGCCCGGCGACGGCTACTCGGACAAGGTGCTCAGCCAGGCCTCCGGCGGCACCCTGCCGGACGTGGTCAACCTCCCGCCCGACTTCGCGCTGCCGCTCGCCGCGCAGGGCATGCTGCTCGACGTCGCCGCGGCCGACCCGCACCTGGCCGACGACTACGTCAAGGGCGGCATCGACGCGTACCGCTTCGCCGGCCGGGACGGCGCCTACGGCTACCCCTGGTACCTCAACACCGACGTCAACTACTGGAACTCCGAACTGCTCGCCAGGTACGGGCTGGACGCGAAGAAGCCCCCGGCCTCCCTGGACGAGCTGATCGCCCAGGCCAGGACCGTCAAGGAGAAGTCCGGCGGCTCGACCTACCTGATGAGCCGCAAGCCCGGCCTCGGCGACCTCGCCGACGCCGGCGTGAAGATCACGGCCGACGACGGCAAGAGCTTCACCTTCAACACCCCCGAGGCCGCCGCCCTGCTCGACAAGTACCGCGACGCGTACAAGGACGGCCTGCTGCCGAAGGACGTGCTCACCGAGACGTACGCCGGCAACGCCAAACTCTTCAACGCCGGCACCGTCGCCTGGACGACCGGCGGCGGCAACTACATGACCGGCCTCGCCACCGACAACCCCACCCTCGCGCCCAAGGTCGTCCCGTCCGCGGCGATCGGCACCCCGCCGCTGTACGTGCAGGGCCTGTCCGTCGCACGCACCAGCAAGAACCGGGCAGCAGCCGTGGCGCTCGCCCGCTGGGTGACCAACGCCCGGAACCAGGCCGCGTTCGCCCACCTCACCAGCATCTTCCCCTCCACCAAGGCCTCGGCCGGCGACCCGTTCTTCAGCAGGAGCGACGGCAGCAACGCCTCCGACGCCAAGGTGATCGCCTTCAGCTCGCTGGGAAAGGCCCGGATGCTCCAGCCCGTCCAGGTCAACGACGCGATGAGCACGGTCGTCAACCAGCAGATCGCCCTCGCGATCAGCGGCGAGACGGGCTCCAAGCAGGCCCTGGACACCGCCGTCAGCCGCTGCAACAAGCTGCTCGGCGGCTGA
- a CDS encoding LacI family transcriptional regulator: MPRPTIADIAREAGVSSGAVSFALNGRPGVSEATRSRILQVAERMNWRPHSAARALGGARARAVGLVLARPARTIGLEPFFGHLLSGLQAGLSGDGTALQLLVVEDTAAEIEVYRRWASEHRVDGFVVVDLQVHDPRVPVLEELAVPALVIGGPGRHGSLPSVWADDREAMVSIVDYLAALGHRRIAHLAGLPAFQHTRRRIRAVRDCARRLGLTEAVSLPTDFSDAEGAAATRALLARRQRPTAIIYDSDVMAVAGLGVAAEMGVSVPGDLSVVSFDDSALARIVHPSLTALSRDTFALGEQVARELLAVIADPSAARDVQNPTPRLTVRESTARPAS, from the coding sequence ATGCCCAGACCGACGATCGCCGACATCGCCCGCGAGGCCGGGGTCTCCAGTGGCGCGGTGTCGTTCGCGCTGAACGGCCGGCCGGGGGTGAGCGAGGCGACCAGGAGCCGGATCCTGCAGGTCGCCGAGCGCATGAACTGGCGGCCGCACAGCGCGGCCCGCGCCCTCGGCGGGGCCCGGGCACGGGCGGTCGGGCTGGTGCTGGCCCGCCCGGCACGCACCATCGGACTGGAACCCTTCTTCGGACACCTGCTGTCGGGCCTGCAGGCCGGGCTGTCCGGCGACGGCACCGCCCTTCAGCTGCTGGTCGTCGAGGACACCGCGGCCGAGATCGAGGTGTACCGGCGCTGGGCGTCCGAGCACCGCGTGGACGGCTTCGTCGTGGTCGACCTGCAGGTCCACGACCCGCGCGTGCCGGTGCTGGAGGAGCTGGCGGTGCCCGCGCTGGTGATCGGCGGGCCCGGCCGGCACGGCTCGCTGCCCAGCGTCTGGGCCGACGACCGGGAGGCGATGGTGTCGATCGTCGACTACCTGGCCGCGCTCGGGCACCGCCGGATCGCCCACCTGGCCGGGCTGCCCGCCTTCCAGCACACCCGGCGCCGGATCCGGGCCGTGCGCGACTGCGCACGGCGGCTCGGGCTCACCGAGGCGGTGTCGCTGCCGACCGACTTCTCGGACGCCGAGGGCGCCGCCGCCACCCGGGCGCTGCTGGCCCGCCGTCAGCGGCCGACCGCGATCATCTACGACAGCGACGTGATGGCCGTGGCCGGGCTCGGTGTGGCCGCCGAGATGGGCGTCTCCGTCCCCGGCGACCTGTCGGTCGTCTCCTTCGACGACTCGGCACTGGCCCGGATCGTCCACCCGTCGCTGACGGCGCTCTCCCGCGACACCTTCGCGCTCGGCGAGCAGGTCGCCCGGGAGCTCCTGGCCGTGATCGCCGATCCGTCCGCCGCCCGCGACGTCCAGAACCCGACGCCCCGGCTGACCGTCCGCGAGTCCACCGCCCGCCCGGCCTCTTGA
- a CDS encoding mannosyl-glycoprotein endo-beta-N-acetylglucosaminidase → MKRRLALLLSTTLAALSAILLAPAPQAAAGTGGSQPYASYWYPNTILDWDPATDPDARFNRATVPLQPRVSDPALKANANARPGEGKVVSLVSFGPTSNNPSQGSTDPNYYAFGHWQYVDTLVFWGGSAGEGLILAPNPTVIDAAHRNGVKVYGTVFFPPTAYGGKLQWVRDFAQKSGSRYPVADKLVQAAQYYGFDGWFVNQETDGGDSALATALRDEMRYARSLGPVGFMWYDAMTESGSVSWQNALTSANDAFLQESGQTTSDSAFLNFGWSASGLDSSRALARSLGRSEYELYSGIDTEANGYNSSVNWNALFPANRPHTTSLGLYRPEWTHTSAAGRADSYAREARYWDGANGDPSNTATSSSWKGLATYVPESSPITAKPFVTSFDAGQGDFWNSGGVRVSSTGWNNLSVQDVPPTYRWLVSSAGTRITPSIDFTDAYEGGSALRLTGTLDSDNTVRLYQTRLPVAADTRLDVVLKTPAAGATHLRAAVAFTDSPTVFTTLGLGSTTTAGWERRTLDLSPFAGRTIAQLGLQTTGTTPSLDVKVGQLAVRDGAVDTAADPTGPTVLGSTDVSPTRRSLRLAWTPSATGSVHHYEVYRRNPDGSRTFLGATPNSAWFVPQLDRVGTETSTVLDVEAVSTEYGRSAAASTTVTWSAATSSNLALNRPATASGQCNGSETAAKAVNGSVSGGNSDKWCTLTGSKWLEVDLGSARGLTGFVVKHAQAGGESPSWNTRDFTVQVRGATTDPWTTAVTVTGNTAAATTHPVSLTARYVRLVITNPTQTSDPAARIYEFEAWGT, encoded by the coding sequence ATGAAACGACGCCTCGCCCTGCTGCTGAGCACCACCCTCGCCGCCTTATCGGCCATCCTCCTCGCCCCCGCCCCGCAGGCCGCGGCCGGCACCGGCGGAAGCCAGCCGTACGCCTCCTACTGGTACCCGAACACGATCCTCGACTGGGATCCGGCAACCGACCCCGACGCCCGGTTCAACCGCGCCACCGTCCCGCTCCAGCCCCGCGTGTCGGACCCGGCGCTCAAGGCCAACGCCAACGCCCGCCCCGGTGAGGGCAAGGTGGTCTCGCTCGTGTCGTTCGGGCCGACGTCCAACAACCCCTCGCAGGGCTCCACCGACCCGAACTACTACGCCTTCGGCCACTGGCAGTACGTCGACACGCTGGTGTTCTGGGGCGGCTCGGCCGGCGAGGGCCTGATCCTCGCCCCCAACCCGACCGTGATCGACGCCGCCCACCGCAACGGCGTGAAGGTGTACGGCACCGTCTTCTTCCCGCCCACCGCGTACGGCGGCAAGCTCCAGTGGGTGCGCGACTTCGCCCAGAAGTCCGGCAGCCGCTACCCGGTCGCCGACAAACTCGTGCAGGCCGCGCAGTACTACGGATTCGACGGCTGGTTCGTCAACCAGGAGACGGACGGCGGCGATTCGGCGCTCGCCACCGCGCTGCGCGACGAGATGCGCTACGCCCGCTCGCTCGGACCGGTCGGGTTCATGTGGTACGACGCGATGACCGAGTCCGGCTCGGTGAGCTGGCAGAACGCCCTCACCTCCGCCAACGACGCGTTCCTCCAGGAGTCCGGGCAGACGACCTCGGACTCGGCCTTCCTCAACTTCGGCTGGTCCGCCTCCGGCCTCGACTCCTCCCGGGCACTGGCCCGCTCGCTCGGCCGCAGCGAGTACGAGCTGTACTCCGGCATCGACACCGAGGCCAACGGCTACAACTCCTCGGTGAACTGGAACGCGCTCTTCCCCGCGAACCGGCCGCACACCACCTCGCTCGGCCTCTACCGCCCGGAGTGGACCCACACCTCGGCCGCCGGCCGCGCCGACTCCTACGCCCGCGAGGCACGCTACTGGGACGGCGCCAACGGCGACCCGTCGAACACCGCGACCTCCTCGTCCTGGAAGGGCCTCGCGACCTACGTCCCGGAATCCTCGCCGATCACCGCCAAACCGTTCGTCACCTCCTTCGACGCCGGGCAGGGCGACTTCTGGAACTCCGGCGGCGTGCGGGTCTCCTCCACCGGCTGGAACAACCTCTCCGTCCAGGACGTCCCGCCGACCTACCGCTGGCTGGTCTCCTCCGCCGGCACCAGGATCACCCCGTCGATCGACTTCACCGACGCCTACGAGGGCGGCTCCGCGCTGCGCCTCACCGGCACCCTCGACTCCGACAACACGGTGCGGCTCTACCAGACCCGGTTGCCGGTGGCCGCCGACACCCGCCTCGACGTCGTCCTGAAGACCCCCGCCGCCGGTGCCACCCACCTCCGGGCGGCCGTCGCCTTCACGGACTCGCCGACCGTCTTCACCACCCTCGGCCTGGGCTCCACCACCACGGCAGGCTGGGAGCGCCGGACGCTCGACCTGTCGCCGTTCGCCGGCCGCACCATCGCCCAGCTGGGTCTGCAGACCACCGGAACCACGCCCTCCCTCGACGTCAAGGTCGGCCAACTCGCCGTCCGTGACGGCGCCGTGGACACCGCCGCCGACCCGACCGGACCGACCGTCCTCGGCTCCACCGACGTCAGCCCCACCCGCCGGTCGCTGCGGCTCGCCTGGACCCCCTCCGCCACCGGCTCGGTCCACCACTACGAGGTGTACCGGCGCAACCCGGACGGCAGCCGCACCTTCCTCGGCGCGACGCCGAACAGCGCCTGGTTCGTCCCGCAGCTCGACCGGGTCGGCACCGAGACCTCGACCGTGCTGGACGTCGAGGCGGTCTCCACCGAGTACGGCCGCTCCGCCGCCGCGAGCACCACCGTCACCTGGTCCGCCGCGACGAGCAGCAACCTGGCGCTGAACCGCCCGGCCACCGCGTCCGGCCAGTGCAACGGCAGCGAGACGGCGGCGAAGGCCGTCAACGGCTCGGTGTCCGGCGGCAACAGCGACAAGTGGTGCACGCTGACCGGCAGCAAGTGGCTGGAGGTGGACCTCGGCTCGGCCCGCGGCCTGACCGGCTTCGTGGTCAAGCACGCCCAGGCGGGCGGTGAGAGCCCGTCGTGGAACACCCGCGACTTCACCGTCCAGGTCCGGGGCGCCACCACCGACCCGTGGACCACCGCCGTCACCGTCACCGGCAACACCGCCGCAGCCACCACCCACCCGGTCTCCCTCACCGCCCGCTACGTCCGGCTGGTGATCACCAACCCGACCCAGACCAGCGATCCGGCCGCCCGCATCTACGAGTTCGAGGCCTGGGGCACCTAG